A genomic segment from Spinacia oleracea cultivar Varoflay chromosome 3, BTI_SOV_V1, whole genome shotgun sequence encodes:
- the LOC110777347 gene encoding uncharacterized protein, protein MSSLTSRSKPIYHFLLSRSSPPSKILCVSLFSTSNSSSSYQNYSSSTSQSPSRRHDEDSKSVRVSVWWDIENCTVPTGVNVFKITHSITSAVRANGIKGPVQVNAFGDVVCLTRANQEALSSTGVNLVHIPHGGKNSADRSLLVDLMYWVSQNPPPAHIFLISGDRDFAGILHKLRMNNYNILLAGKEGKHTPGVLCSAASIMWHWNELAKGENLSGRHFNQPPDGPFNSWYGHYKGPLEDPYQVPEQQNSLTANNSSKPEPSSESNGSNHRAVPIAVLRQLRRIVNAYPEGLTIVELRSEMTRMKVPFDKDFYGHKKMSRFLLSIPHIVKVEPHPDGQFFLRPVTPQVRNIVEGNDTSVGSMTEKKKKQDAEVAKEANAQTHKITRMMDIDPQLPVSPYVDRIKKTVEEDKKALDVSQNDNIVASTKELPGKEALKDDVVEIPVAAKEEQSSKRKVGLLKRLWFGTSTDAEDTSNDIPGKLNTSNGSPKMSIPKVEEAKLTNQHGSQHPAHSSTVLAEDAKRNVSDKPEASLSFITRVISWCKSWRNSSVRTTNEQSSEEPGFIEENSQMSDDASHPRKHELFFNDTFWIGLQSFFRTRRGSDIVLNSTSREQFAERLQKEGPLVLRPLHGSDLQHLINLLVSEKKLIKEFPTQTPRFRIVNPPEESSAEFQPQSGQHQSSTGLSSMFKNSPSKEDPQLKVSSALHKKPSENSRSEVLADCQKLLDELVSQYPEGYNMGLFKKHFLEKYGYYLDHQKLGYPKLVSLLQIMPGVKVESACIFPDTVVYSPGIESLGLAEKCSGSDGDVSDSPRKNEDGEYQWEELGPVAKQERGFSPSSVNGNYEASVSDDEFSELEEDEASSPVKADDHNRSRVDEEDSSLLQILDSWYSTKDEGEPQDHGSHAKGLVDCFKEECELPQSSNTSVKGETAAGCTSASAVHARKQRSQKSYTFVSDPIETKKDKLINGILGSLKKPGQSKMQD, encoded by the exons ATGAGTTCACTCACCTCAAGGTCAAAACCCATTTACCATTTCCTCCTATCTCGATCTTCCCCGCCCTCAAAAATCCTCTGCGTATCTCTCTTTTCCACCTCTAATTCGTCATCTTCTTACCAGAATTACTCTTCTTCGACTTCGCAATCGCCCTCGCGGCGGCATGACGAAGATAGCAAGAGTGTGAGGGTTTCAGTGTGGTGGGATATCGAGAATTGCACCGTACCAACTGGGGTTAACGTTTTTAAGATTACCCACTCAATTACTTCAGCAGTTAGAGCAAATGGGATTAAGGGTCCTGTTCAAGTTAACGCATTTGGGGATGTTGTGTGCCTTACTAGGGCTAATCAGGAGGCTTTGTCTAGCACTGGTGTCAACCTTGTTCACATCCCCCatg GTGGAAAGAATAGTGCTGATAGGTCCCTTCTTGTGGACCTTATGTATTGGGTGTCTCAAAATCCTCCACCTGCACATATCTTTTTGATATCTGGTGACAGGGATTTCGCCGGTATCTTGCACAAATTGAGAATGAACAATTACAATATACTCCTTGCTGGTAAAGAAGGCAAACATACTCCTGGTGTCCTCTGTAGTGCTGCAAGCATCATGTGGCACTGGAATGAATTAGCTAAAGGGGAAAACCTTTCTGGTAGGCATTTTAACCAGCCACCAGATGGCCCCTTCAATTCTTGGTATGGCCACTACAAAGGACCTCTTGAGGATCCATACCAAGTACCTGAGCAGCAAAACTCTTTGACGGCTAACAATTCATCCAAGCCCGAGCCCTCCTCAGAGTCTAACGGCTCTAACCACCGTGCCGTACCCATTGCAGTTTTGAGGCAGCTACGTCGTATTGTTAACGCATATCCCGAAGGACTTACCATTGTAGAACTTCGATCTGAAATGACAAGAATGAAAGTGCCTTTTGATAAAGACTTCTACGGTCATAAAAAAATGTCCCGCTTTCTGCTGTCAATACCTCACATTGTAAAGGTTGAACCTCATCCTGATGGTCAGTTCTTTCTACGCCCTGTTACTCCACAAGTTCGAAATATTGTAGAAGGGAATGATACTTCTGTAGGGTCCATGactgagaagaagaagaagcagGACGCCGAGGTGGCCAAAGAAGCAAATGCTCAGACTCACAAAATTACCAGAATGATGGATATTGACCCACAGTTGCCCGTGTCCCCTTATGTTGATCGTATAAAGAAAACAGTGGAAGAGGACAAAAAAGCATTAGATGTTTCCCAAAATGACAACATAGTAGCTTCGACTAAGGAGCTCCCTGGAAAGGAAGCATTAAAAGATGATGTAGTTGAGATTCCTGTGGCTGCTAAGGAAGAACAAAGTTCAAAAAGAAAAGTTGGTTTGTTAAAACGGTTATGGTTTGGCACTAGTACAGATGCGGAGGACACAAGTAATGATATTCCTGGTAAATTGAATACATCTAATGGTAGCCCAAAAATGTCAATTCCCAAAGTAGAGGAGGCTAAGTTAACCAACCAGCATGGCAGTCAACACCCAGCACATTCGTCTACTGTGTTAGCTGAGGATGCCAAACGTAATGTATCTGATAAACCCGAAGCTAGTCTGAGTTTCATTACAAGGGTAATAAGCTGGTGTAAATCATGGAGGAATTCATCAGTCAGGACAACAAATGAACAATCGAGTGAAGAGCCAGGCTTTATAGAAGAAAATTCACAGATGTCGGATGATGCTTCACACCCAAGAAAACATGAGCTGTTCTTTAACGATACTTTCTGGATTGGTCTTCAATCATTTTTCAGAACACGAAGAGGATCTGACATTGTTTTAAATTCAACATCCAG GGAACAATTTGCTGAAAGGCTTCAGAAAGAAGGACCTTTGGTTCTTCGACCTTTGCATGGAAGTGATCTTCAGCACTTGATAAATTTACTAGTTTCGGAAAAGAAATTGATTAAGGAGTTCCCAACACAAACTCCTCGTTTCAGAATTGTTAACCCTCCCGAGGAAAGCTCTGCAGAATTTCAACCTCAGAGTGGCCAACATCAGAGTTCAACTGGGTTAAGTTCTATGTTTAAGAACTCACCTTCTAAAGAAGACCCTCAATTGAAGGTTTCCTCTGCTTTGCACAAGAAGCCTTCTGAAAACTCCAGAAGTGAGGTCCTAGCAGACTGTCAGAAGCTTTTGGATGAACTTGTATCGCAGTACCCTGAAGGTTACAACATGGGTCTCTTCAAAAAGCATTTCCTAGAGAAGTATGGATATTATCTTGATCACCAAAAGCTTGGTTACCCGAAACTGGTATCACTCCTTCAGATAATGCCTGGTGTGAAAGTAGAATCTGCTTGTATTTTTCCAGATACTGTGGTTTACTCCCCCGGTATTGAGTCTTTGGGCCTCGCAGAGAAGTGTTCAGGTTCAGATGGTGACGTGTCTGATTCACCAAGGAAGAATGAGGATGGTGAATATCAATGGGAAGAACTTGGTCCAGTTGCGAAACAGGAGAGAGGGTTCTCTCCAAGCTCGGTGAATGGTAATTATGAGGCTTCTGTATCAGATGATGAATTTTCAGAATTGGAAGAGGACGAAGCTTCATCCCCAGTTAAAGCAGATGATCATAACAGGTCTAGGGTGGATGAGGAGGACAGCTCGCTACTGCAAATCTTGGATTCATGGTACAGCACCAAGGATGAAGGCGAACCTCAGGATCATGGTTCTCATGCCAAGGGTTTAGTAGACTGTTTTAAGGAGGAATGTGAGTTGCCTCAATCATCCAACACCAGTGTCAAAGGTGAAACTGCTGCTGGTTGTACTTCTGCTTCTGCAGTGCATGCGCGGAAGCAGAGGTCACAAAAGAGCTACACGTTTGTTTCAGATCCTATTGAGACTAAGAAGGACAAGCTGATTAATGGAATTTTGGGTAGTTTGAAGAAACCGGGACAATCAAAGATGCAAGATTGA